One stretch of Bordetella avium DNA includes these proteins:
- the rpoB gene encoding DNA-directed RNA polymerase subunit beta: MPYSYTEKKRIRKSFAKREDVQNVPFLLATQLQSYLTFLQAETATADRVNEGLQAAFTSIFPIVSHNGMARLEFVSYALGEPVFDVKECQQRGLTYASPLRAKVRLVLLDREVSKPTIKEVKEQEVYMGEIPLMTTTGSFVINGTERVIVSQLHRSPGVFFEHDRGKTHSSGKLLFSARVIPYRGSWLDFEFDPKDVLFFRVDRRRKMPVTILLKAIGMTPESILAHFFDFDNFELKSEGAMMEFVPERWKGEMARFDITDRAGKVIVEKDKRINAKHLRDLANGGIQRISVPEDFLYGRVLAKNVVDPDTGEVIALANDEITESVLDAMRAAKVLDLQTLYTNDLDRGPYISQTLRTDETVDQTAARVAIYRMMRPGEPPTEEAVEALFQRLFYSEETYDLSRVGRMKVNSRLGRGDDANGPMTLTDEDILETIKVLVELRNGRGQIDDIDHLGNRRVRCVGELAENQFRAGLVRVERAVKERLGQAETENLMPHDLINSKPISAAIKEFFGSSQLSQFMDQTNPLSEITHKRRVSALGPGGLTRERAGFEVRDVHPTHYGRVCPIETPEGPNIGLINSMALYARLNEYGFLETPYRKIIDGRVSDQIDYLSAIEESHYVIAQANAALDAEGRFVDDLVACREAGETMLTSPVNVHYMDVAPSQIVSVAASLIPFLEHDDANRALMGANMQRQAVPCLRPEKPLVGTGIERTVAVDSGTTVQALRGGLVDHVDAERVVIRVNDEENVAGEVGVDIYNLIKYTRSNQNTNINQRPIVKRGDRVAKGDVLADGASTDLGELALGQNMLIAFMPWNGYNFEDSILISERVVADDRYTSVHIEELTVVARDTKLGPEEITRDISNLAETQLNRLDESGIVYIGAEVSADDVLVGKVTPKGETQLTPEEKLLRAIFGEKASDVKDTSLRVPSGMTGTVIDVQVFTREGIVRDKRAQSIIDDELRRYRQDLNDQLRIVENDQFDRIEKLLVGKTVNGGPRKLAKGATVTKAYLADLDRWQWFDIRLSDEPHAVVLEQAKESLEQKRHQFDLAFEEKRKKLTQGDELPPGVLKMIKVYLAVKRRLQPGDKMAGRHGNKGVVSRITPVEDMPHMADGTTADIVLNPLGVPSRMNVGQVLEVHLGWAAKGVGQRIADMLQDERTAQVKNIRAYLEKVYNTTGTGARISELSDEEVIELANNLKRGVPFATPVFDGATEDEITMMLELAYPDDVAKRMQLTPSRAQAWLFDGRTGEKFERPVTIGYMHYLKLHHLVDDKMHARSTGPYSLVTQQPLGGKAQFGGQRFGEMEVWALEAYGASYTLQEMLTVKSDDITGRTKVYENIVKGDHVIDAGMPESFNVLVKEIRSLALDMDLERN; this comes from the coding sequence ATGCCTTACTCGTACACCGAAAAAAAGCGCATCCGCAAAAGCTTCGCTAAGCGTGAAGACGTTCAGAACGTTCCCTTTCTGCTTGCGACGCAACTTCAATCCTACCTAACTTTTCTGCAAGCCGAGACCGCCACTGCGGATCGGGTTAATGAAGGCTTGCAGGCGGCGTTTACGTCGATTTTTCCGATCGTCAGTCACAACGGTATGGCGCGCTTGGAGTTCGTCAGCTATGCGCTTGGCGAGCCGGTGTTCGATGTCAAGGAATGTCAACAACGTGGCTTGACCTACGCATCGCCGCTGCGTGCCAAGGTCCGCCTGGTGTTGCTTGACCGCGAAGTCAGCAAGCCCACCATCAAGGAAGTGAAGGAACAGGAAGTCTACATGGGCGAAATTCCGCTCATGACCACGACCGGTTCTTTCGTGATCAATGGTACGGAGCGTGTCATCGTTTCGCAGCTGCACCGTTCGCCCGGCGTGTTCTTCGAACACGACCGCGGTAAAACGCACAGCTCGGGCAAGCTGTTGTTCTCTGCCCGCGTGATTCCCTACCGTGGCTCCTGGCTCGACTTTGAGTTCGATCCCAAGGACGTGCTGTTCTTCCGTGTGGACCGTCGCCGCAAAATGCCCGTGACGATCCTGCTGAAGGCCATCGGCATGACGCCGGAGTCCATCCTCGCTCACTTCTTCGATTTCGACAATTTCGAGTTGAAGAGCGAAGGCGCGATGATGGAATTCGTGCCCGAGCGCTGGAAGGGCGAAATGGCCCGATTCGACATCACCGACCGTGCCGGTAAGGTGATTGTCGAGAAAGACAAGCGTATCAACGCCAAACATCTGCGTGATCTCGCCAATGGTGGCATCCAGCGTATTTCCGTGCCTGAGGATTTCCTCTATGGGCGCGTGCTGGCCAAGAACGTTGTGGACCCCGACACGGGTGAAGTGATTGCGTTGGCTAACGACGAAATCACCGAAAGCGTGCTGGACGCCATGCGCGCGGCCAAGGTGCTTGATCTGCAAACCCTGTACACCAACGATCTGGATCGTGGTCCCTACATCTCGCAGACGCTGCGTACCGACGAAACGGTCGATCAGACTGCTGCGCGCGTAGCTATCTACCGCATGATGCGCCCTGGCGAGCCGCCGACCGAAGAAGCGGTCGAAGCGCTGTTCCAGCGTCTGTTCTATAGCGAAGAAACCTACGATTTGTCGCGCGTGGGTCGCATGAAGGTCAATAGCCGTCTGGGTCGTGGCGATGACGCCAATGGCCCGATGACCCTGACCGACGAAGACATCCTCGAGACCATCAAGGTGCTGGTCGAGCTGCGTAACGGCCGTGGCCAGATCGACGATATCGATCACCTGGGCAACCGCCGCGTGCGCTGTGTGGGCGAACTGGCCGAAAACCAGTTCCGCGCCGGTCTGGTGCGTGTCGAGCGCGCCGTCAAGGAACGTCTGGGCCAGGCCGAGACGGAAAACCTGATGCCGCACGACCTGATCAACTCCAAGCCGATCTCGGCTGCCATCAAGGAGTTCTTCGGTTCGAGCCAGTTGTCGCAGTTCATGGACCAGACCAACCCGTTGTCGGAAATCACGCACAAGCGTCGTGTTTCAGCTCTGGGCCCTGGCGGTTTGACGCGCGAGCGTGCCGGCTTTGAAGTCCGCGACGTGCATCCGACCCATTACGGCCGTGTCTGCCCGATCGAAACGCCGGAAGGCCCGAACATCGGTCTGATCAACTCCATGGCGCTGTACGCTCGTCTGAACGAGTACGGTTTCCTGGAAACGCCTTACCGCAAGATTATCGACGGCCGCGTCAGCGATCAGATCGACTATCTGTCGGCTATCGAAGAAAGCCACTATGTGATTGCGCAGGCTAACGCCGCGCTGGATGCGGAAGGCCGTTTCGTCGATGACCTGGTCGCTTGCCGTGAAGCAGGCGAAACCATGCTGACCTCGCCGGTCAACGTGCACTACATGGACGTGGCGCCGTCGCAGATCGTATCTGTCGCGGCTTCGCTGATCCCCTTCCTTGAGCACGATGACGCCAACCGTGCACTGATGGGCGCCAACATGCAGCGCCAGGCCGTGCCTTGCCTGCGTCCGGAAAAGCCGCTCGTCGGTACCGGCATCGAGCGCACTGTCGCTGTTGACTCGGGCACGACCGTGCAGGCGCTGCGTGGCGGCCTGGTCGACCACGTTGACGCCGAGCGCGTCGTGATCCGCGTCAACGACGAAGAAAACGTCGCGGGCGAAGTGGGCGTAGATATCTACAACCTCATCAAGTACACCCGTTCCAACCAGAACACGAATATCAACCAGCGTCCGATCGTCAAACGTGGCGACCGCGTCGCCAAGGGTGACGTGCTGGCTGACGGCGCATCGACTGACCTGGGCGAACTCGCTCTGGGCCAGAACATGCTGATCGCCTTCATGCCCTGGAACGGCTACAACTTCGAAGACTCGATCTTGATTTCCGAGCGCGTGGTGGCCGATGACCGCTATACCTCGGTGCATATCGAAGAGTTGACCGTGGTCGCTCGCGATACCAAGCTCGGGCCTGAAGAAATCACGCGCGACATCAGCAACCTGGCCGAGACCCAGCTCAACCGTCTGGATGAGTCGGGCATCGTCTACATCGGCGCCGAAGTCAGCGCTGACGACGTGCTGGTCGGCAAGGTAACGCCCAAAGGCGAAACCCAGCTCACGCCGGAAGAAAAACTGCTGCGCGCCATTTTTGGCGAGAAGGCTTCCGACGTTAAAGACACCTCGCTGCGCGTGCCCTCGGGTATGACGGGCACGGTTATTGACGTGCAAGTCTTCACCCGCGAAGGCATCGTGCGCGACAAGCGTGCACAGTCCATCATCGATGATGAGCTGCGCCGCTATCGCCAAGACCTGAACGACCAGCTGCGCATCGTTGAGAACGACCAGTTCGATCGTATCGAGAAGCTGCTGGTGGGCAAGACCGTCAATGGCGGTCCGCGCAAGCTGGCTAAGGGTGCTACCGTTACCAAGGCTTACCTGGCGGATCTGGATCGCTGGCAGTGGTTCGATATTCGTCTGTCGGACGAGCCGCATGCCGTCGTGCTGGAGCAGGCCAAGGAATCGCTGGAGCAAAAGCGCCACCAATTCGACCTCGCGTTCGAAGAAAAGCGCAAGAAGCTCACGCAGGGTGACGAGCTGCCTCCGGGCGTGCTCAAGATGATCAAGGTCTATCTGGCCGTGAAGCGTCGTCTGCAGCCTGGCGACAAGATGGCCGGCCGCCACGGTAATAAGGGTGTGGTCTCGCGTATTACTCCGGTTGAGGATATGCCCCACATGGCCGATGGCACGACTGCCGACATCGTTCTGAACCCGCTCGGCGTGCCGTCGCGGATGAACGTTGGTCAGGTGCTGGAAGTTCACCTGGGTTGGGCCGCCAAGGGCGTGGGTCAGCGTATCGCCGACATGCTCCAGGACGAGCGCACGGCTCAGGTCAAGAACATCCGTGCCTATCTGGAAAAGGTCTACAACACGACCGGCACCGGCGCGCGCATCAGCGAGCTGTCGGATGAGGAAGTCATCGAACTGGCCAACAACCTGAAGCGCGGCGTTCCGTTCGCTACGCCGGTGTTTGACGGCGCGACCGAAGATGAAATCACCATGATGCTCGAGCTGGCCTACCCGGATGACGTGGCCAAGCGCATGCAACTGACGCCTTCGCGTGCTCAGGCCTGGCTGTTCGACGGCCGTACCGGCGAGAAATTCGAGCGTCCGGTCACCATCGGCTACATGCACTACCTGAAGCTGCATCACTTGGTCGATGACAAGATGCACGCTCGTTCGACCGGTCCGTACTCGCTCGTGACTCAGCAGCCGTTGGGCGGTAAAGCGCAGTTCGGCGGCCAGCGTTTCGGTGAGATGGAAGTGTGGGCGCTGGAAGCCTATGGCGCCTCCTACACCCTGCAGGAAATGCTGACCGTGAAGTCGGATGACATCACCGGCCGGACCAAGGTTTACGAAAACATCGTTAAGGGCGATCACGTCATCGACGCCGGCATGCCGGAATCGTTTAACGTGCTGGTGAAGGAAATTCGCTCGCTGGCCCTCGACATGGATTTGGAGCGTAACTAA
- the rplJ gene encoding 50S ribosomal protein L10, which yields MSLNRQEKAVVIEEVSAEVAKAQSIVIAEYRGLDVASVTVLRKTARESGVYLRVLKNSLARRAVAGTAFEPLAEQLTGPLIYGISADPVAAAKVLAGFAKSNDKLVIKAGSLPNNLLNQEGVKALATMPSREELLSKLLGTMQAPIAQFVRTLNEVPTKFARGLAAVRDQKAAA from the coding sequence GTGAGTCTCAATCGCCAAGAGAAAGCGGTGGTAATCGAGGAAGTCTCGGCGGAAGTCGCCAAGGCCCAATCGATTGTTATCGCCGAGTACCGTGGTCTGGACGTCGCCTCTGTCACCGTACTGCGCAAAACTGCGCGTGAATCGGGCGTTTACCTGCGTGTTCTTAAGAACTCGCTGGCCCGTCGTGCTGTTGCTGGCACGGCTTTCGAGCCGTTGGCTGAGCAACTGACCGGTCCGCTGATCTATGGTATCAGCGCTGATCCGGTCGCGGCGGCCAAGGTCCTCGCCGGTTTCGCAAAGAGCAACGATAAGCTGGTCATCAAGGCGGGCTCCTTGCCCAACAACTTGCTGAACCAAGAAGGCGTCAAGGCCCTGGCCACGATGCCCTCGCGTGAAGAGTTGCTCTCGAAACTGCTGGGCACCATGCAAGCCCCGATCGCGCAATTCGTGCGTACGCTCAACGAAGTTCCGACCAAGTTCGCCCGTGGCCTCGCCGCCGTGCGCGACCAGAAGGCCGCCGCCTGA
- the rplL gene encoding 50S ribosomal protein L7/L12 encodes MALNKAEILDAIAGMTVLELSELIKEMEEKFGVSAAAAAVAVAAPAAGGAAAAAEEQTEFTVVLVEAGANKVSVIKAVRELTGLGLKEAKDLVDGAPKPVKEALPKADAEAAKKKLEEAGAKVEVK; translated from the coding sequence ATGGCACTTAACAAAGCTGAAATCCTTGACGCCATCGCTGGCATGACCGTGCTCGAACTGTCCGAGCTGATCAAGGAAATGGAAGAGAAGTTTGGCGTGTCGGCTGCTGCCGCTGCTGTTGCCGTGGCCGCTCCGGCCGCTGGTGGCGCTGCTGCCGCTGCTGAAGAGCAGACCGAGTTCACCGTTGTGCTGGTCGAAGCCGGCGCCAACAAGGTGTCCGTCATCAAGGCCGTGCGCGAGCTGACCGGTCTGGGCCTGAAGGAAGCCAAGGACCTGGTTGACGGCGCTCCGAAGCCCGTCAAGGAAGCCCTGCCCAAGGCTGACGCTGAAGCCGCTAAGAAGAAGCTGGAAGAAGCCGGCGCCAAGGTCGAAGTCAAGTAA
- the rpoC gene encoding DNA-directed RNA polymerase subunit beta', which produces MKALLDLFKQVSQDEQFDAIKIGLASPEKIRSWSYGEVRKPETINYRTFKPERDGLFCAKIFGPIKDYECLCGKYKRLKHRGVICEKCGVEVTVAKVRRERMGHIELASPVAHIWFLKSLPSRLGMVLDMTLRDIERVLYFEAWCVIEPGMTPLKRGQIMSDDDFLAKTEEYGDDFRALMGAEAVRELLRTIDIDREVETLRGELKATSSEAKIKKISKRLKVLEGFQKSGIKPDWMVMEVLPVLPPDLRPLVPLDGGRFATSDLNDLYRRVINRNNRLKRLLELKAPEIILRNEKRMLQEAVDSLLDNGRRGKAMTGANKRQLKSLADMIKGKSGRFRQNLLGKRVDYSGRSVIVVGPQLKLHQCGLPKLMALELFKPFIFNRLEMMGLATTIKAAKKLVESQEPVVWDILEEVIREHPVMLNRAPTLHRLGIQAFEPVLIEGKAIQLHPLVCAAFNADFDGDQMAVHVPLSLEAQLEARTLMLASNNVLFPANGEPSIVPSQDIVLGLYYTTRERINGRGEGIFFADVAEVQRAYDNGEVELQTRITVRLKEHERDEQGEWQPVIRRHETTVGRALLSEILPRGLPFTVLNKALKKKEISRLINQSFRRCGLRDTVIFADKLMQSGFRLATRGGISIAMEDMLIPAAKEVILAEAGREVKEIDKQYSSGLVTSQERYNNVVDIWGKAGDKVGKAMMEQLATEPVVNRHGENVRQESFNSIYMMADSGARGSAAQIRQLAGMRGLMAKPDGSIIETPITANFREGLNVLQYFISTHGARKGLADTALKTANSGYLTRRLVDVTQDLVITEVDCGTSHGYSMKALVEGGEVIEPLRDRILGRVAAVDIVNPDTQETEITAGTLLDEDLVDLIDRVGVDEVKVRTPLTCETRHGLCAHCYGRDLGRGSHVNVGEAVGVIAAQSIGEPGTQLTMRTFHIGGAASRSALASAVETKSNGTVGFASTMRYVTNAKGERVAISRSGELAIYDDNGRERERHKIPYGATVLVGDGDAVKAGTRLATWDPLTRPIVSEYGGAVRFENIEEGVTVAKQVDEVTGLSTLVVITPKTRGGKVVMRPQIKLVNDNGEDVRIAGTDHAVNISFPVGALITVRDGQQVAVGEVLARIPQESQKTRDITGGLPRVAELFEARSPKDAGMLAEVTGTVSFGKDTKGKQRLVITDLEGISHEFLIPKEKQVLVHDGQVVNKGEMIVDGPADPHDILRLQGIEKLATYIVDEVQDVYRLQGVKINDKHIEVIVRQMLRRVNITDPGDADFIPGEQVERSELLNENDRVIAEDKRPAQYDNVLLGITKASLSTDSFISAASFQETTRVLTEAAIMGKRDDLRGLKENVIVGRLIPAGTGLAYHLARKDKEALEAAEREAARQQANPFEEMPVAADIEVDVSLPFEGETPAE; this is translated from the coding sequence ATGAAAGCGCTACTCGATCTCTTTAAGCAAGTCTCGCAAGACGAGCAATTCGATGCCATCAAGATTGGCCTCGCCTCGCCGGAGAAGATCCGTTCGTGGTCTTACGGCGAAGTCCGTAAGCCCGAGACGATCAACTACCGTACCTTCAAGCCCGAGCGTGATGGTCTGTTCTGCGCCAAGATTTTTGGCCCGATCAAAGACTACGAGTGCTTGTGCGGTAAGTACAAGCGCCTGAAGCATCGTGGCGTGATCTGCGAGAAGTGCGGCGTCGAAGTGACGGTCGCCAAGGTTCGTCGCGAACGCATGGGCCACATTGAGCTGGCCAGCCCCGTTGCGCACATCTGGTTCCTGAAGAGCCTGCCGTCCCGTTTGGGCATGGTGCTCGATATGACCTTGCGCGACATCGAGCGCGTGCTCTATTTCGAAGCCTGGTGCGTGATCGAACCTGGCATGACGCCGCTCAAGCGCGGCCAGATCATGTCGGACGACGATTTCCTCGCCAAGACTGAGGAGTATGGCGATGACTTCCGTGCCCTGATGGGCGCCGAAGCGGTGCGCGAACTGCTGCGTACTATCGATATCGACCGCGAAGTCGAAACGCTGCGCGGCGAGCTCAAGGCCACCAGCTCCGAAGCCAAGATCAAGAAGATTTCCAAGCGCCTGAAGGTGCTGGAAGGCTTCCAAAAGTCGGGTATCAAGCCCGACTGGATGGTCATGGAAGTGCTGCCCGTGCTGCCGCCGGACCTGCGTCCGCTGGTGCCGCTGGATGGCGGCCGCTTCGCGACCTCTGACCTGAACGATCTCTATCGTCGCGTCATCAACCGCAATAACCGTCTGAAGCGCCTGCTGGAGCTGAAGGCCCCTGAAATCATCCTGCGCAATGAGAAGCGCATGCTGCAGGAGGCCGTCGATTCGCTGCTGGACAACGGTCGCCGCGGCAAGGCCATGACGGGCGCCAACAAGCGCCAGCTCAAGTCCCTGGCCGATATGATCAAGGGCAAGAGCGGTCGTTTCCGTCAAAACCTGCTGGGCAAGCGCGTGGACTACTCGGGCCGTTCGGTCATCGTGGTGGGTCCGCAGCTCAAGCTGCACCAGTGCGGTCTGCCCAAGCTGATGGCTCTTGAACTGTTCAAGCCCTTCATCTTCAATCGTCTGGAGATGATGGGTCTGGCCACGACCATCAAGGCAGCCAAGAAGCTCGTTGAAAGCCAAGAGCCGGTGGTGTGGGACATCCTCGAAGAGGTGATCCGCGAACATCCGGTCATGCTGAACCGTGCGCCGACCTTGCACCGTCTTGGCATCCAGGCATTCGAGCCCGTCCTGATCGAAGGTAAGGCCATCCAGCTCCACCCGCTGGTTTGCGCGGCGTTCAACGCCGACTTCGACGGTGACCAGATGGCCGTCCACGTGCCGCTGTCGCTGGAAGCCCAGCTCGAAGCCCGCACCCTGATGCTGGCTTCGAACAACGTGCTGTTCCCGGCCAACGGCGAACCGTCCATCGTGCCGTCCCAGGATATTGTGCTGGGTCTGTACTACACGACTCGAGAGCGCATCAATGGCCGTGGCGAAGGCATTTTCTTCGCTGACGTCGCTGAAGTTCAGCGCGCCTACGACAACGGCGAAGTCGAACTGCAAACTCGCATCACCGTGCGTCTGAAAGAGCACGAGCGTGATGAGCAGGGCGAATGGCAACCCGTCATCCGTCGTCATGAGACGACGGTCGGCCGTGCGCTGCTGTCCGAAATTCTGCCTCGCGGTCTGCCGTTCACCGTGTTGAACAAGGCCCTGAAAAAGAAAGAAATTTCGCGCCTGATCAACCAGTCGTTCCGCCGCTGCGGCCTGCGCGACACCGTGATCTTCGCGGACAAGCTGATGCAATCAGGCTTCCGCCTGGCAACCCGTGGCGGTATTTCCATCGCCATGGAAGACATGCTGATCCCGGCAGCCAAGGAAGTCATCCTGGCCGAAGCTGGCCGTGAAGTGAAAGAAATCGACAAGCAGTACTCCTCGGGTCTGGTCACGTCGCAGGAACGCTACAACAACGTTGTGGACATCTGGGGCAAGGCGGGCGATAAGGTCGGCAAGGCGATGATGGAGCAGCTCGCTACCGAGCCGGTCGTCAATCGTCATGGCGAAAATGTTCGTCAAGAGTCGTTCAACTCCATCTACATGATGGCCGACTCCGGCGCGCGGGGCTCTGCCGCTCAGATTCGTCAGTTGGCCGGTATGCGTGGCCTGATGGCCAAGCCGGACGGCTCCATTATCGAAACGCCCATTACGGCAAACTTCCGTGAAGGCCTGAACGTACTCCAGTACTTCATTTCGACTCACGGCGCGCGTAAGGGTCTGGCGGATACGGCACTGAAGACGGCAAACTCGGGCTACCTGACCCGCCGTCTGGTCGATGTGACGCAAGACCTGGTCATCACCGAAGTCGATTGCGGCACCTCGCATGGCTATTCGATGAAGGCTCTGGTTGAGGGTGGTGAGGTTATCGAGCCGCTGCGCGACCGTATCCTGGGCCGCGTGGCTGCCGTGGATATCGTCAACCCGGATACGCAGGAAACCGAGATCACGGCCGGCACCTTGCTTGATGAAGATCTGGTCGATCTGATCGATCGCGTGGGCGTGGACGAAGTCAAGGTTCGCACCCCGCTGACCTGCGAAACGCGTCATGGTCTGTGCGCGCACTGCTATGGCCGCGATCTGGGCCGTGGTTCGCATGTCAACGTCGGTGAAGCCGTAGGCGTTATTGCTGCGCAGTCGATCGGTGAACCGGGCACGCAGCTCACGATGCGTACCTTCCACATCGGTGGCGCGGCATCGCGTTCGGCTCTGGCCAGCGCAGTCGAAACCAAGTCCAACGGTACGGTCGGTTTCGCCAGCACGATGCGTTACGTCACTAACGCCAAGGGCGAGCGCGTTGCGATTTCCCGCTCGGGCGAACTGGCGATCTACGACGACAACGGCCGCGAGCGCGAACGTCACAAGATTCCCTATGGCGCGACGGTGCTGGTCGGCGACGGCGATGCCGTCAAGGCCGGTACCCGTCTGGCGACCTGGGATCCGCTGACCCGCCCGATCGTGTCGGAATACGGTGGCGCCGTGCGCTTCGAGAATATCGAAGAAGGCGTGACCGTGGCCAAGCAGGTCGACGAAGTTACGGGTCTGTCCACGCTGGTCGTGATTACGCCCAAAACGCGTGGCGGCAAGGTCGTCATGCGTCCGCAGATCAAGCTGGTCAACGATAACGGCGAAGACGTGCGCATCGCGGGTACTGACCATGCGGTGAACATTTCCTTCCCGGTTGGCGCGCTGATCACGGTGCGCGACGGTCAGCAGGTGGCTGTCGGTGAGGTGCTGGCGCGTATTCCGCAAGAATCGCAAAAGACCCGCGACATTACCGGCGGTCTGCCGCGTGTGGCCGAACTGTTCGAAGCCCGTTCACCCAAAGACGCCGGCATGCTTGCCGAAGTCACGGGCACGGTTTCCTTCGGTAAGGACACCAAGGGTAAGCAGCGTCTGGTCATCACCGACCTGGAAGGTATCAGCCACGAGTTCCTGATTCCCAAGGAAAAGCAAGTGCTGGTGCACGACGGCCAGGTGGTCAACAAGGGCGAAATGATCGTGGACGGTCCGGCCGACCCGCACGATATTCTGCGCTTGCAGGGTATCGAGAAGCTGGCGACCTACATCGTCGACGAAGTGCAGGACGTCTACCGTTTGCAAGGCGTGAAGATCAACGACAAACACATCGAAGTGATTGTTCGTCAAATGCTGCGCCGCGTGAACATCACCGATCCGGGCGATGCAGACTTCATCCCGGGTGAGCAGGTCGAACGTTCGGAACTGCTCAACGAGAACGATCGTGTGATCGCCGAGGATAAGCGCCCGGCTCAGTACGACAACGTGTTGCTCGGTATCACCAAGGCATCGCTGTCCACCGATTCTTTCATCTCTGCGGCATCGTTCCAGGAAACGACCCGCGTGCTGACCGAAGCGGCCATCATGGGCAAACGCGACGATCTGCGTGGTCTGAAGGAAAACGTCATCGTGGGCCGTCTGATTCCGGCCGGTACCGGCTTGGCTTACCACCTTGCCCGCAAGGACAAGGAAGCGCTGGAAGCTGCCGAGCGCGAAGCCGCCCGCCAGCAGGCCAACCCCTTCGAAGAAATGCCTGTTGCGGCGGATATCGAAGTGGATGTTTCGCTGCCTTTCGAAGGCGAGACGCCTGCTGAGTAA
- the rplA gene encoding 50S ribosomal protein L1 yields MAKLSKRAAAIAQKIDRTKLYPVAEALTLVKETATAKFDESIDVAVQLGIDPKKSDQLVRGSVVLPAGTGKSVRVAVFAQGEKAEAARAAGAEVVGLDDLAEQIKAGQMDFDVVIASPDTMRVVGALGQILGPRGLMPNPKVGTVTPDVATAVKNAKAGQVQYRTDKAGIIHATIGRASFGIEQLQTNLAALVDALQKARPAAAKGIYLRKIAVSSTMGGGARVEIASLSA; encoded by the coding sequence ATGGCTAAATTGTCTAAGCGCGCCGCCGCCATTGCCCAGAAGATCGACCGTACCAAGCTGTACCCGGTCGCTGAAGCCCTGACCCTGGTCAAGGAAACCGCCACCGCCAAGTTCGATGAATCCATTGACGTGGCAGTGCAGCTCGGCATCGACCCCAAGAAGTCCGACCAACTGGTCCGTGGCTCGGTGGTTCTGCCTGCTGGTACCGGCAAGAGCGTTCGCGTCGCCGTTTTCGCCCAGGGCGAGAAGGCTGAAGCCGCCCGTGCCGCTGGCGCCGAAGTGGTTGGCCTGGACGACCTGGCCGAGCAGATCAAGGCTGGCCAAATGGACTTCGACGTGGTCATCGCTTCGCCCGACACGATGCGTGTTGTCGGTGCCCTGGGTCAGATCCTGGGTCCGCGTGGTCTCATGCCGAACCCCAAGGTCGGCACCGTGACCCCGGATGTCGCCACCGCCGTGAAAAATGCCAAGGCTGGCCAAGTGCAATACCGTACCGACAAGGCCGGTATCATTCACGCCACCATTGGTCGTGCCTCCTTCGGTATCGAACAACTGCAAACCAACTTGGCCGCTCTGGTCGACGCGCTGCAAAAAGCGCGTCCTGCTGCCGCCAAGGGTATTTACCTGCGCAAGATCGCTGTCTCGTCGACGATGGGTGGCGGTGCTCGCGTGGAAATCGCTTCGCTGTCGGCCTAA
- the rplK gene encoding 50S ribosomal protein L11 — protein sequence MAKKIVGFIKLQVPAGKANPSPPIGPALGQRGLNIMEFCKAFNAKTQGMEPGLPIPVVITAFADKSFTFIMKTPPATVLIKKAAGVQKGSPKPHTDKVGTLTRAQAEEIAKTKQPDLTAADLDAAVRTIAGSARSMGITVEGI from the coding sequence ATGGCGAAGAAGATCGTCGGCTTTATCAAGCTGCAAGTTCCGGCTGGTAAGGCAAATCCGTCCCCCCCGATTGGCCCGGCACTGGGTCAGCGCGGCCTGAACATCATGGAATTCTGCAAGGCGTTCAACGCCAAGACCCAAGGCATGGAGCCTGGTCTGCCGATTCCCGTGGTGATCACCGCCTTCGCGGACAAGAGCTTCACCTTCATCATGAAGACCCCGCCCGCGACGGTCCTCATCAAGAAGGCCGCTGGCGTGCAAAAGGGTTCGCCCAAGCCGCATACCGACAAGGTTGGCACGCTGACGCGCGCTCAAGCCGAAGAAATCGCCAAGACCAAGCAGCCCGATCTGACCGCTGCCGATCTGGATGCCGCGGTTCGCACGATCGCTGGTAGCGCCCGCAGCATGGGCATCACCGTTGAGGGGATCTAA